The Aythya fuligula isolate bAytFul2 chromosome 7, bAytFul2.pri, whole genome shotgun sequence genome has a window encoding:
- the AP3M1 gene encoding AP-3 complex subunit mu-1, whose translation MIHSLFLINCSGDIFLEKHWKSVVSQSVCDYFFEAQEKAIDVENVPPVISTPHHYLISIYRDKIFFVSVIQTEVPPLFVIEFLHRVADTFQDYFGECSETAIKDNVVIVYELLEEMLDNGFPLATESNILKELIKPPTILRSVVNSITGSSNVGDTLPTGQLSNIPWRRAGVKYTNNEAYFDVIEEIDAIIDKSGSTVFAEIQGVIDSCIKLSGMPDLSLSFMNPRLLDDVSFHPCIRFKRWESERVLSFIPPDGNFRLISYRVSSQNLVAIPVYVKHMISFKENSSSGRFDVTIGPKQNMGKTVEGVVMTVHMPKAVLNMNLTATQGSYTFDPVTKVLTWDVGKITPQKLPNLKGIVNLQSGAPKPEENPSLNIQFKIQQLAISGLKVNRLDMYGEKYKPFKGVKYITKAGKFQVRT comes from the exons ATGATCCACAGCCTGTTTCTTATAAACTGTTCTGGTGATATATTCCTGGAGAAGCACTGGAAGAGTGTTGTGAGCCAGTCTGTGTGTGATTATTTCTTTGAAGCTCAGGAGAAAGCAATCGATGTTGAGAATGTGCCTCCTGTCATCTCAACGCCACATCACTACCTCATCAGCATCTATCGGGATAAAATCTTCTTTGTGTCTGTCATACAGACAGAAGTGCCGCCGCTCTTTGTAATCGAATTTCTGCACCGAGTAGCAGATACTTTCCAG GATTACTTTGGCGAATGTTCTGAGACTGCAATTAAGGACAATGTAGTTATTGTGTATGAGCTTCTGGAAGAAATGTTAGACAATGGCTTTCCACTGGCAACAGAATCCAACATACTGAAGGAACTGATTAAGCCTCCCACAATTCTGCGCTCCGTCGTCAACTCCATCACAG gcAGTAGTAATGTGGGTGACACACTTCCCACTGGACAGCTGTCCAACATTCCTTGGCGCAGAGCAGGGGTAAAATACACAAACAACGAAGCCTACTTTGATGTTATTGAGGAAATTGATGCGATTATAGACAAATCAG GTTCCACAGTCTTTGCAGAAATCCAAGGTGTTATTGATTCGTGTATTAAGCTCTCAGGAATGCCggatctttctctttctttcatg AATCCAAGGCTGCTGGATGATGTCAGCTTCCATCCATGTATTCGATTCAAACGCTGGGAGTCTGAAAGAGTCCTTTCGTTTATTCCTCCTGATGGGAATTTCAGACTGATCTCATACCGTGTCAGTTCACAGAA CTTGGTGGCAATTCCTGTATATGTGAAGCATATGATCAGCTTTAAGGAGAACAGTTCTTCAGGAAGATTTGATGTTACCATTGGACCAAAACAGAATATGGGAAAAACAGTAGAAGGTGTTGTCATGACAGTTCACATGCCAAAAGCAGTACTTAACATGAACCTCACCGCTACACAGGGCAGCTATACGTTTGATCCAGTTACTAAG GTGTTAACGTGGGACGTTGGCAAAATTACACCTCAAAAGCTACCGAATCTGAAGGGCATAGTGAACCTGCAGTCTGGAGCCCCCAAGCCAGAAGAAAATCCAAGTTTAAATATCCAGTTTAAGATCCAACAGCTCGCAATTTCAG gaTTGAAAGTAAATCGTCTAGACATGTATGGAGAAAAATATAAGCCTTTTAAAGGTGTCAAATACAttacaaaagcaggaaaattcCAGGTCAGGACATGA